A section of the Desulfomicrobium apsheronum genome encodes:
- a CDS encoding flagellar protein FlaG, with protein MKITSLSYEPQELLAPVEQTNQLKSDLEDAERAVSGGLQGRQFGATPEESEEISAQKLQNLTEAVDSYMSSLGVNLKFHIDERTDTVQVEVRDPETQKLIRKIPADEMLDLAASIEKMVGLFLDKAL; from the coding sequence ATGAAAATAACCTCTCTCTCCTACGAGCCCCAGGAACTTCTGGCGCCCGTCGAGCAAACAAATCAGCTCAAATCCGACCTCGAAGACGCGGAGCGTGCCGTATCTGGCGGCCTTCAGGGTAGACAGTTCGGAGCGACGCCTGAAGAGTCGGAAGAAATTTCCGCGCAGAAATTGCAAAACCTGACCGAAGCGGTCGATTCCTACATGTCTTCCTTGGGTGTGAACCTGAAGTTCCACATCGACGAGCGAACCGACACGGTCCAGGTGGAGGTGCGCGATCCCGAAACGCAAAAGCTGATCCGCAAGATCCCCGCCGACGAGATGCTCGACCTGGCCGCTTCCATAGAAAAGATGGTCGGACTTTTTCTGGACAAAGCCCTTTAG